The Methanomassiliicoccales archaeon DNA segment AGAAGGAAATGTTACAATTGAGATGCAATTCGAAACAAAAATATTGTTGATAAGATTCTTGTTTTCGGAAATGTACGAAGGCGATATAGAATCAGGATTGATCAATTGTATGAGCAGTATTCTTGAGAACCTTCTTTCTGGAAGGGAATGCGCGATCTTGTTTTCGGGAGGTTTGGACAGCTCAGTAATAGCCGCTCTTGCAGCGAAATGCTCCAATCCAATCCTTTACACGGTAGGTTTACATGAATCTCATGATATTCTTGCAGCGAGAAAATCATCCGTATTTTTGAATATCCCCTTGAGAGAAATTATCGTAACAGAAGATGAGATCGTTGATGCAATTCCTGTATTGGCGGATCTGATTTCTAGCCGCGATCCTGTTGTTATTTCGTACGAACTTCCGCTATACTTCGTAGCATCCAATGCAAGGGAATCCTTATTGGTTAGCGGCCAAGGAGCTGACGAGCTTTTCGCAGGATATAAGAGGTACGAATCGCTCTCGGGCCAAATGCTGTTGCAGCGCATGCAAGAGGATCTTAGCCGTCTATTAAGTGAGGGCGTTGAAACTGAGAGGAAAATAGCAAGATTGTTTCATAAAGAGATTGTTCACCCCTACCTTGATGAGAAGTTCCTAGACTTCGTTCTGCAGATACCAATTGATGAAAGGATGAGGAATGGGGTTAGAAAGGGTCTTTTAAGGGAAGTTGCACGACGACTTGGACTGGGTGAAATTTCCAGTCTTGATAAAAAAGCCGCGCAATATGGTTCGGGCATAATGAAAACGATGAAGAAAGCGGCTCGTAAGCGGAAAATTCATTTAAAAGAACTCGTTGAGCAAAACTCAGATTCGAGGAAACAAAAAGTAATGGAAAATAGTGCGTGATCACATGTCCTATCATGAGACGCTTGAATGGCTCTTCAGCCTTGAGAACATGGGCATAAAATTGGGTCTCGCAAATACACTTGAGCTATTGAAACGACTAGGAGATCCACACTCGAAATTCAGGACGATCCATGTTGCTGGAACAAAAGGAAAGGGATCAGTATGTGCCATGACATCGTCGATCTTGCAAGAAGCAGGACTCAAGGTGGGATTGTATACTTCGCCACACATAGTGGATTTTCGTGAAAGAATCCAGATCAATGGAGTACCTATCTCTGAAAGCGAAATGCTGCGATTGGCGGAAGAGATAAGAGACATTGCAGAGGAAATGGCAAATTCGGATCCATTCAAGCGGCTGACCTTCTTTGAAATTACCACGGCAATGGCATTTCTATATTTTGCGAATAGTAGTGTTGACGAAGCTGTCATTGAAGTAGGCATGGGAGGTCGCTTGGACGCCACGAACGTTATACATCCCGAGTGCTGTGCGATAACTCAGATTGGATTGGAGCATACCCAATACCTTGGCACTACGATCGAAAAGATTGCATATGAAAAGGCTGGGATAATCAAGCCATATGTCCCAGTCATCGCGGCAAATGGCACTGATGTCGCGATAAGGGTCATTGAGAATGTGTGTCTCGAAAAACATGCACCTTTGAGAATTGTGGGGCGAGACTTGGGGTATAACCTCATATCTGTTTCTCTAAGCGGCACAAACGTTGAGCTCGAGGGACTAGGAAAAGTGAAGATACCCCTTATAGGATCGTATCAGGCCATGAATGCTGCAATTGCCTATGGGTGCATTGAGGAATTAATGAAAAGAGGCATGTGTATAGCAGAAGAGATCATCATTCGTGGCTTCGAGAATACCAAATGGCCGGGTCGTTTTGAAGTGGTTTCAGACTCGCCGATGGTGATTCTCGATGCAACCCATACTCCCGATGCAGCTGAAATAGTGGCAAAGGATCTAATGTGTCTGGCAACCGGACGCATCATTCTAGTACTTGGTGTCCTAAATGACAAGGATCTCGATGGTATCGCACGACATTTTGGAAAAGCAGCCCATATCGCAATAGCCACATCGCCAAAAAGCAAGCGCGCATACGATGCATCTGCCGTTGCCGAGCACTTAGCTAAATACTGTTCTACTGTCCAAACCGTTGATAACGTTGGGGAGGCCGTTAGAAGAGCACTTACAATGGCATCGAAAAGAGATACAGTTTTCATTACTGGTTCGATTTATACTATCGGTGAGGCAAAGGTTTGGCTTGATTCTTATGAAGCCAGTAATAGAAATAATAAACAAATTGTCTGATCACTTACAGGAAAGGGCGTTTCCAGGTACTGCATATGGCACACCAAATGACTTTGAAAGAGACCCATTCCGTGTCTTAATTTCTACGGTACTTTCCCATAGGACGAAAGATGAGAATACGCATGACGCTGCAAGTCGATTGTTCTCAAAATTTAGGGATGCATCAGAGCTAGCTTCAGCTCAGTTAGAAGAAATCAGGGAATTGATTAAACCAGCTGGTTTTCCACAGGCAAAATCCAAAGCCATCAAAGAGATTGCAAAGATTATCCACGAGAAGTACTCTGATCGCGTTCCCGATGAGATCGAAGAACTTCTAAAGCTTCCGATGGTTGGAAGAAAGACGGCCAATTGCGTTCTTGTTTACGGATTCAATAAGGATGCCATCCCGGTCGATGTGCATGTTCACCGCATATCAAAT contains these protein-coding regions:
- a CDS encoding asparagine synthase C-terminal domain-containing protein, encoding MYEGDIESGLINCMSSILENLLSGRECAILFSGGLDSSVIAALAAKCSNPILYTVGLHESHDILAARKSSVFLNIPLREIIVTEDEIVDAIPVLADLISSRDPVVISYELPLYFVASNARESLLVSGQGADELFAGYKRYESLSGQMLLQRMQEDLSRLLSEGVETERKIARLFHKEIVHPYLDEKFLDFVLQIPIDERMRNGVRKGLLREVARRLGLGEISSLDKKAAQYGSGIMKTMKKAARKRKIHLKELVEQNSDSRKQKVMENSA
- a CDS encoding folylpolyglutamate synthase/dihydrofolate synthase family protein, which gives rise to MSYHETLEWLFSLENMGIKLGLANTLELLKRLGDPHSKFRTIHVAGTKGKGSVCAMTSSILQEAGLKVGLYTSPHIVDFRERIQINGVPISESEMLRLAEEIRDIAEEMANSDPFKRLTFFEITTAMAFLYFANSSVDEAVIEVGMGGRLDATNVIHPECCAITQIGLEHTQYLGTTIEKIAYEKAGIIKPYVPVIAANGTDVAIRVIENVCLEKHAPLRIVGRDLGYNLISVSLSGTNVELEGLGKVKIPLIGSYQAMNAAIAYGCIEELMKRGMCIAEEIIIRGFENTKWPGRFEVVSDSPMVILDATHTPDAAEIVAKDLMCLATGRIILVLGVLNDKDLDGIARHFGKAAHIAIATSPKSKRAYDASAVAEHLAKYCSTVQTVDNVGEAVRRALTMASKRDTVFITGSIYTIGEAKVWLDSYEASNRNNKQIV
- the nth gene encoding endonuclease III, which encodes MSDHLQERAFPGTAYGTPNDFERDPFRVLISTVLSHRTKDENTHDAASRLFSKFRDASELASAQLEEIRELIKPAGFPQAKSKAIKEIAKIIHEKYSDRVPDEIEELLKLPMVGRKTANCVLVYGFNKDAIPVDVHVHRISNRIGLVNTKTPEETELSLTKIVPKDLWKVINTVFIAFGKRICTPRNPKCGICPISQYCDYFANKNATE